From the Achromobacter xylosoxidans A8 genome, the window CGTGACCTTCGCCGCCGGCATTGCCTGCGAAGGCCAGAAGCCCGTGGTCGCGATCTACTCCACCTTCATGCAGCGCGGTTACGACCAGTTCATCCATGACGTCGCCCTGCAGAACCTGGACGTGACCTTCGCGCTGGACCGCGCCGGCCTGGTGGGCGCGGACGGCGCCACGCATGCCGGCAACTATGACATCGCCTTCCTGCGCTGCGTGCCCAACATGGTCGTGGCCACGCCTTCGGACGAAAACGAAACGCGGCTGCTGCTGTCGACCTGTTATCAGCACCCCGGTCCGGCGTCGGTGCGCTATCCGCGTGGCGCAGGCTGTGGCGCGGCGGAAGCGCCCGGCCTGGATACGGTCGAACTCGGCCGCGGCGTGGTGCGCCGCGAGGGCCGCAAGATCGCCATCCTGGGCTTCGGCATGCTGCTCCAGGCCGCGCTGGGCGCCGCTGAAAAACTCGACGCCACCGTGGCCGACATGCGCTTCGTCAAGCCGATCGACCGCGAGCTGATCCTCGACTTGGCCAGCCGCCACGACGCGCTGGTCACGCTGGAAGATGCCTCCATCATGGGCGGCGCGGGCAGCGCGGTGCTGGAAACGCTGAGCGCGGCCGGGATCACGATTCCGGTGCTGCAACTGGGCCTGCCCGACGAGTTCATCGACCATGGCGAGCAGTCGGCGCTATGGGCCGGCATCGGCCTGGATGCGACGGGCATCGAAAGCTCGATCCGCGCCCGCTACGCCGATCTGCTGGGCTGAATCCGCTTCGATTCCTGCGGGCTTTGTCCGCAGGAATGAAACACACTGTTCCGGCCCCGCCAACCTACGAATAAAAGGGTTTTCCCTGGCGATTGGCGGACTATGGGCGATAATGGCCCCCTCTCAAAGATTACTAGGCCCGTGCGTTTTCACGACTGACTGCCTAGACAGGTAAGCCGAAATGAATTCTCCGATCGACCCCGCCATCGTGATGCCCGACGTCCAGAGTTCGGCGGACACCCGGCACATCCCGATTCAGCGCGTGGGCATCCGTGGCGTGCGCCACCCCATGTTGATTGAAAGCGGCGACGGCTCGCCCCAGGGCACCGTGGCCAACTGGACGCTGACCGTGGCCCTGCCGCCCGAAGAAAAGGGGACGCACATGTCCCGCTTCGTGGCCCTGCTGGAAAAGTACCGCAGCACCCCCATGACGCCGACCCTGTTCCGCGCCATGGCGGCCGACATGCTGCCGCTGCTGCATGCCGAGCGCGGCGACATCACCGCAGCCTTCCCGTACTTCATCAACAAGTCCGCCCCGATCTCTGGCGTGCAGAGCCTGCTGGACTACGAAGTGCAGTGGATCGCCCGAGCCCAGGGCGACGAGGTCGAGTTCGAACTGATCGTGCAGGTGCCCGTCACCAGCCTCTGTCCGTGTTCCAAGGCCATCTCCGAGTACGGCGCGCACAACCAGCGCTCGCACGTCACGGTGTCCGCCATCCTGAATGCCGACATCGGCATGGACGGCGTCATCCGCCTGATCGAGGAAGAGGGCTCCTGCGAGCTGTGGGGTCTGCTCAAGCGCCCGGACGAGAAGTACGTCACCGAACGCGCCTACGACAACCCCAAGTTCGTCGAGGACCTGGTGCGCGACGTGGCTGCCCGCCTGAACGCGCACCCCGGCATTGCCCGCTACCGCGTGGAAGCCGAGAACTTTGAATCCATCCACAACCACTCGGCCTACGCCGTCGTGGAAGGCTGAGCTTTCCGTGAGCCATCCGGCGGCCAATGACTGGCCGCTCATCGCGGGGCTGCAGCAGTGGGAATCGCGGCTGGCCAGCAATCTGGCCGGCCGCGGCCGTTTTGGCGTCGCCCTCTACGAGTTCTTCCGCTTTGGCGTGAAGCAGGCTTGGGCCTGCCTGTTCGGCGGCCTGATGTGCGCGCTGCTGCTGGGTACGCACTGGTGGTATCCGCAGGGTGCCGCGCTGGCCCGCTACGATTTCCTGACCCTGGCGGCCTTGGGCATCCAGGCGCTGCTGCTGGCGCTGCGCATGGAAACCTGGAGCGAGGCGCGCGTGATCCTGCTGTTCCATGTGGTGGGCACCGGCATGGAAGTGTTCAAGACGGCCGCGGGCTCGTGGATCTATCCCGAGGCCAGCGTGCTGCGCATCGGCGGCGTGCCGCTGTTCACGGGCTTCATGTATGCGGCGGTGGGCAGTTACCTGGCCCGCGTCTGGCGCCTGTTCGACTTCCGCTTCCGTGCCCATCCGCCGGTGGCGGCCACCGTGGCGCTGTCGGTGCTGATCTACGTGAATTTCTTCGCGCACCACTACATCATGGATATCCGGTGGGGCCTGTTTGCGCTGACCGCCATCCTGTTCGCGCGCACCTGGGTGTATTTCCGCATCTGGCAGGTCTATCGCCGCATGCCGCTGTTGCTGGGTTTCGTGCTGGTGGCCCTGTTCATCTGGTTCGCCGAGAACATCGGCACCTTCGCCAATGCCTGGCGCTATCCCAATCAGTCGCAGGGCTGGGAGCTGGTGTCCATCGCCAAGCTGGGCTCTTGGTTCCTGCTGATGATCATCAGCTATGTGATGGTCAGCGTGGTCAACCGGCCCGAGGAAATCGATGTTGCCGATTTGCCTCTGCGGACGGGGCAGGGCGGTGGAAATAGCCCGTCCCTGATTTCCTGAGCCCTCATTGGCTTGCGCTGTACCGCTCAATCGGTGATAATCGAGAGCTTTCTTGCTCGACCGCCCATGGTTTTTGGGTAGCGGGCTGCCCCTTGCGGGCCACTGTCCATGATGCAAATCCACCCCTGATGGAAAGCGGCGGGTGTAAGACGGTCGGCCAGCGAGACATCCTCAAGGAGTTTTACTCATGCGTCACTACGAAGTGGTGTTTATCGTTCACCCCGACCAAAGCGAGCAAGTGCCCGCCATGGTCGAGCGTTACCAAGCGCTGGTCACGGGCCAAGGCGGCTCGGTTCACCGCCTGGAAGACTGGGGCCGCCGTCAACTGGCCTACCCGATCCAGAAGCTCGTCAAGGCTCACTACGTCTGCCTGAACATCGAGTGCGGCCAAGCCACGCTGGATGAGCTGGAACACTCGTTCCGCTACAACGACGCCGTTCTGCGCCACCTGGTCATCAAGACCAAGAAGGCTCAAGCCACGCCCTCGATCATGATGAAGTCGGTCGAACGCGAAGAAGCCCGCAAGGCTTCGGCTGAAGCAGCAGCGCCGGCTCAGGCCGAGTAAGCAGGGCTCACGCAGAGCTCATCCCATGAAGTCCCCTCGGTGCCTGGCAGGATGAACAAGCTGGAACTCAGCGCCCGCGTTCTCGAATGCGAGCCTTTGCGCCACACTCCCGCCGGTTTGCCCGCACTGGAAATGGTGCTGGCGCACGAGTCGGAAGTCGTCGAAGCAGGCCACCCGCGCCGCGTCGAATTGACTATCGCGGCCGTGGCACTGGGCGATCTGGCGTTGCTGTTGAAGGACACCGCGCTAGGGTCCGAATTGCTGGTGCAGGGCTTTCTGGCTCCCACCCGCAAGGACTCGGTGAAGGTCAAGCTGCATTTGCAGCAGGCACGCAGGATCAGCGGCAGCGCAGGACGCGATCCGCTGGTGGCTTGAAGGGAATTGAGCAAGAGGCGCGATGAGCGCCTTCTGAATACGGATAGGTTATGGGGGTTTGGGCCCGTTTTGGGTAAAACCCGGCCCCCTCAAACAAAGAGGCACATATCATGGCTTTCTTCGGAAAACGCAAGGAAAAACGCAAATTCACGCAGCAGAACCCGCTTTTCAAGCGTCGTAAGTTCTGCCGCTTCACCGCTGCCGGCGTGGAAGAGATCGACTACAAGGATCTGGACACCCTGCGCGACTTCGTGCAAGAAAACGGCAAGATCATCCCGGCTCGCCTGACCGGCACCAAGGCAATCTACCAGCGTCAGCTGGACACCGCCATCAAGCGCGCGCGCTTCCTGGCCCTGTTGCCTTACACCGACAACCACAACTAATCCGGGGCACTGAAATGCAAGTTATTCTGCTCGAAAAAGTCGTCAACCTGGGTAACCTCGGTGAAGTCGTCCGCGTGCGTGATGGCTACGCCCGCAACTTCCTGATCCCCCAGCGCAAGGCCCGTCGCGCAACCGACGCCGCCCTGAAGGAATTCGAAGCGCGCCGCGCCGAACTGGAAAAGGCCCAGGCTGAAAAGCTGGCCGCTGCCCAGGCTCTGGGCGAGCGTCTCGCCGGCTTCCAGCTGAAGGTTGCCCAGAAGGCTGGCGTCGACGGCCGTCTGTTCGGCTCGGTCACCAACGCCGACATCGCCGAAGGCCTGAAGAAGGCTGGCTTCGAAGCCGTCGAAAAGGCGCAAGTGCGCCTGCCCAACGGCCAACTGAAGGCGGTCGGCGAGTTCCCGATCCAGGTTGCCCTGCACGCCGACGTGCTGGTCGACGTGACGGTCCTGGTCGAAGGCGAACTGTCCTAAGCCGGTACCCGCAGTAAAAAGAAGCCGGCCCGCGTGCCGGCTTTTTTTCTTTTTTGCCCCGCGCCGATTGCGTGTAGGCTTCGGACTCCACGATCCAGGCCTCGCGCCGCATTCCTCAGAGGACGTCTTGACTCAGCCCCCCGTTCACCACAACGCGCCTCCTGGCTTGCGAGCCTGGCTGGATAGCGTGGATGCGTCGCGTGAACCGTCGGTGCGGGATGTGACGATAGAGGGCGTGCGCTGCATCATCAAACGCCGCCGACCCAGCATCGGGCAGGGCGTGAGCTATGCGCTGCGCTATGTGCGCGCCCTGTTCCTGGGCGTGGTTTGCAAGATATTCCTGGGTGAATTCCCGCGGCCGGGCGTGCTGCTGCGCAATGGCCTGGCGCACGAGTCGCAACGCCTGGCGCAGTTGTTGAAGGCAGGCTGCCGCGTGCCCGAGGTCTGGTGGCAAGAGCAGGGCCTGCTGGTGCTGGAATACGTGGGCGAAGACCTGGCTGACCTGATCCGCAACGAGGACACGACGTCCCGGCTGTGGTTGGCGCGTGCCGCCGCGGCCGATCTGGCCGCCTTCCATGCCCGCGGCATGTGGCATGGCGGCGCGCAGATCCGCAATATCACCTTGCAGGACGGCGAACTGTGGCGCATCGATTTCGAAGAGAACATCGGTTCGACCCTGTCGCGCCCGCTGGCCCAGGCCTATGACCTGTTCCAGATGCTGGCCTCTCTGGTGTCTTTGCGTAAATTGCCGGACGATGTGGCCCGCACGCTGGGTAAACTGGCGCTCGAAGTCTATTTCGAGAGCAACCCCGATGCCGAGGTCCGCGCCCGCCTGACACGCCTGGCGCGTGTGCTCTGCGCCATTGCGGCGCCCTTGCGCGTGGTGCTGGGCCGCCTGCCCTCACGCGATATCCAGGGATTCTTCCGCGTTGCGGATATCCTGCAGCCGTTACTATTGAAGTCATGAATACACCCGCCGATTCCCAGCTCGAGTACCTGCGCGTTCCTCCCCATTCCATCGAGGCTGAACAGTCGGTCCTGGGCGGCCTGCTGCTGGACAACTCAGCCTGGGACCGCATCGCCGACGTGCTGGTGGAAGAAGACTTCTATCGCCACGACCATCGCCTGATCTGGCACCACATCGCCCGTCTCATCGGGCTGGCGCGTCCGGCCGACGTGATCACGGTCAACGAGTCCCTGATCAGCGCGGGCAAGGCCGAAGACGCCGGCGGCCTGGCCTACCTGAACGCGTTGGCGCACAACACGCCGTCCGCCGCCAACATCCGGCGCTACGGCGAAATCGTGCGCGAGCGCGCCATGTTGCGCAAGCTGGTGACGATCGCCGACGAGATTTCGTCGGCCGCCCTGAATCCGCAGGGCAAGGAAGCCCGCCAGTTGCTGGACGAGGCCGAGTCCAAGGTGTTCAAGATCGCCCAGGAAGGCGCGCGCGGCGCCGCCGGCTTCCAGGAGATCCAGCCTCTGCTCACGCAGGTGGTCGAGCGCATCGACGAGCTCTATCACCGCGAAGGCAGTTCCGACGTGACCGGCGTGCCTACCGGTTTCACCGACCTGGACAAGATGACGTCCGGCATGCAGGGCGGCGACCTGATCATCGTGGCCGGCCGTCCGTCCATGGGCAAGACCTCGTTCTCCATGAACATCGGCGAACACGTGGCCATCGAACAGGGTCTGCCAGTGGCTGTGTTTTCCATGGAAATGGGCGCCGTGCAATTGGCGATGCGTATGCTGGGTTCGGTGGGCCTGCTGGACCAGCACCGCATGCGTACCGGCAAGCTGATCGCCGACGATTGGCCGCGCGTGACGCACGCGGTGCAGCTGATGCAGGACGCCCAGGTTTACATCGACGAAACGCCCGCGCTCAGCCCGATGGAAGTGCGCGCGCGCACGCGCCGCCTGGCGCGCCAGTGCGGCCAGCTGGGCCTGATCATCATCGACTACCTGCAGCTTATGTCGGGGAACGGCTCGGGCGAAAACCGCGCCACCGAAGTGTCGGAAATCAGCCGTTCGCTCAAGGGCCTGGCCAAGGAACTCAACTGCCCGCTGATCGCGCTGTCGCAGTTGAACCGAAGCCTGGAACAGCGCCCCAACAAGCGTCCCGTGATGAGCGATCTGCGCGAATCCGGCGCCATCGAACAGGACGCCGACGTGATCCTGTTCATCTACCGCGACGAGGTCTATAACCCCGACTCGCCGGACAAGGGCAC encodes:
- the folE2 gene encoding GTP cyclohydrolase FolE2, coding for MNSPIDPAIVMPDVQSSADTRHIPIQRVGIRGVRHPMLIESGDGSPQGTVANWTLTVALPPEEKGTHMSRFVALLEKYRSTPMTPTLFRAMAADMLPLLHAERGDITAAFPYFINKSAPISGVQSLLDYEVQWIARAQGDEVEFELIVQVPVTSLCPCSKAISEYGAHNQRSHVTVSAILNADIGMDGVIRLIEEEGSCELWGLLKRPDEKYVTERAYDNPKFVEDLVRDVAARLNAHPGIARYRVEAENFESIHNHSAYAVVEG
- a CDS encoding DUF817 domain-containing protein, translating into MSHPAANDWPLIAGLQQWESRLASNLAGRGRFGVALYEFFRFGVKQAWACLFGGLMCALLLGTHWWYPQGAALARYDFLTLAALGIQALLLALRMETWSEARVILLFHVVGTGMEVFKTAAGSWIYPEASVLRIGGVPLFTGFMYAAVGSYLARVWRLFDFRFRAHPPVAATVALSVLIYVNFFAHHYIMDIRWGLFALTAILFARTWVYFRIWQVYRRMPLLLGFVLVALFIWFAENIGTFANAWRYPNQSQGWELVSIAKLGSWFLLMIISYVMVSVVNRPEEIDVADLPLRTGQGGGNSPSLIS
- the rpsF gene encoding 30S ribosomal protein S6: MRHYEVVFIVHPDQSEQVPAMVERYQALVTGQGGSVHRLEDWGRRQLAYPIQKLVKAHYVCLNIECGQATLDELEHSFRYNDAVLRHLVIKTKKAQATPSIMMKSVEREEARKASAEAAAPAQAE
- the priB gene encoding primosomal replication protein N, with protein sequence MNKLELSARVLECEPLRHTPAGLPALEMVLAHESEVVEAGHPRRVELTIAAVALGDLALLLKDTALGSELLVQGFLAPTRKDSVKVKLHLQQARRISGSAGRDPLVA
- the rpsR gene encoding 30S ribosomal protein S18; its protein translation is MAFFGKRKEKRKFTQQNPLFKRRKFCRFTAAGVEEIDYKDLDTLRDFVQENGKIIPARLTGTKAIYQRQLDTAIKRARFLALLPYTDNHN
- the rplI gene encoding 50S ribosomal protein L9; this translates as MQVILLEKVVNLGNLGEVVRVRDGYARNFLIPQRKARRATDAALKEFEARRAELEKAQAEKLAAAQALGERLAGFQLKVAQKAGVDGRLFGSVTNADIAEGLKKAGFEAVEKAQVRLPNGQLKAVGEFPIQVALHADVLVDVTVLVEGELS
- a CDS encoding replicative DNA helicase, producing the protein MNTPADSQLEYLRVPPHSIEAEQSVLGGLLLDNSAWDRIADVLVEEDFYRHDHRLIWHHIARLIGLARPADVITVNESLISAGKAEDAGGLAYLNALAHNTPSAANIRRYGEIVRERAMLRKLVTIADEISSAALNPQGKEARQLLDEAESKVFKIAQEGARGAAGFQEIQPLLTQVVERIDELYHREGSSDVTGVPTGFTDLDKMTSGMQGGDLIIVAGRPSMGKTSFSMNIGEHVAIEQGLPVAVFSMEMGAVQLAMRMLGSVGLLDQHRMRTGKLIADDWPRVTHAVQLMQDAQVYIDETPALSPMEVRARTRRLARQCGQLGLIIIDYLQLMSGNGSGENRATEVSEISRSLKGLAKELNCPLIALSQLNRSLEQRPNKRPVMSDLRESGAIEQDADVILFIYRDEVYNPDSPDKGTAEIIIGKQRNGPIGTVRLTFQGSSTRFLNFSGAQPRDMY